Proteins co-encoded in one Candidatus Polarisedimenticolaceae bacterium genomic window:
- the ribH gene encoding 6,7-dimethyl-8-ribityllumazine synthase produces MRKLEGSLDAKGLKTALVVARFNDVVTSRLVEGALDALVRHGATPGDQTIVMVPGSWELPQAAARMAAQKDVDAVIALGCLLRGETSHYDLIAAEAAKGLSAVAAAAGKPVAFGVLTCDTLDQAMARAGSKAGNKGWDAALAAIEMASLYRRLA; encoded by the coding sequence ATGCGCAAGCTCGAAGGATCGCTCGACGCCAAGGGTCTCAAGACGGCCCTCGTCGTCGCGCGGTTCAACGACGTCGTCACCTCACGGCTCGTCGAAGGGGCGCTCGACGCGCTCGTCCGTCACGGGGCCACGCCCGGAGACCAGACGATCGTCATGGTGCCGGGGTCCTGGGAGCTGCCTCAGGCCGCGGCGCGCATGGCGGCCCAGAAAGACGTCGACGCGGTGATCGCGCTCGGCTGCCTTCTCCGGGGCGAGACGTCGCACTACGACCTCATCGCCGCCGAGGCGGCGAAGGGCCTCTCGGCGGTCGCGGCCGCCGCGGGCAAACCGGTCGCGTTCGGCGTCCTCACGTGCGACACCCTGGATCAGGCGATGGCGCGGGCGGGTTCGAAGGCCGGAAACAAGGGATGGGACGCGGCCCTCGCCGCCATCGAGATGGCCAGCCTCTACCGTCGGCTGGCCTGA
- the lptE gene encoding LPS assembly lipoprotein LptE: protein MIRRAAATVLLVASAGCGYRLSGTGSFLPPEIKTIVVAPFENRSARPEIEVRTTEAVARELSRRGGVKVVSNRADANALLEGVITDFRTTPVQFNAQGRATRLETAIVLRSSLRNLATGQLLWSQSNLVFRDQYDVQQTDVNYFDLETLALDTLAQGAAQTLVASITEGF from the coding sequence ATGATCCGGAGGGCTGCCGCCACCGTGCTCCTCGTGGCGTCGGCGGGGTGCGGCTACCGCCTCTCCGGTACCGGATCGTTCCTCCCGCCCGAGATCAAGACGATCGTCGTCGCCCCGTTCGAGAACCGGAGCGCCCGGCCCGAGATCGAGGTGCGGACGACCGAGGCGGTGGCGCGCGAGCTCTCGCGCCGCGGCGGCGTCAAGGTCGTGAGCAATCGCGCCGACGCGAACGCGCTCCTCGAGGGGGTGATCACCGACTTCCGGACGACCCCCGTGCAGTTCAACGCGCAGGGGCGTGCGACGCGCCTCGAGACGGCGATCGTGCTGCGGTCGTCGCTCAGGAATCTGGCGACCGGCCAGCTCCTGTGGAGCCAGTCGAACCTCGTCTTCCGCGACCAGTACGACGTGCAGCAGACCGACGTGAACTACTTCGACCTCGAGACGCTCGCCCTCGACACGCTCGCCCAGGGGGCGGCGCAGACGCTCGTGGCCTCGATCACCGAGGGGTTCTGA
- a CDS encoding PfkB family carbohydrate kinase: MSILVVGSVAFDTVETPFGRGVEVLGGSATHFSVSASFWSPVRLVAVVGEDFTDDHRAPLHERKVDLAGLATAKGRTFRWTGSYGDDLNVAKTLDTQLNVFADFRPVIPEAWRDTPVLFLANIDPDLQWDVLDQARGARLVAADTMNYWIDSKPDAVKKLLARVDVLLINDGEARLLTGEKNLVRAAAIVHGWGPRTVVVKRGEHGVVVFDRDLTFALPGFPLPAVLDPTGAGDAFAGGFLGYLASKGATPPLDLRRAAVVGSVMASYQVEDFSLERLRRLTDAEIKGRYRRFEELTRFPALD, translated from the coding sequence TTGTCGATCCTCGTCGTCGGTTCCGTCGCATTCGATACGGTCGAGACCCCGTTCGGCCGGGGCGTCGAGGTCCTCGGCGGCTCGGCGACGCACTTCTCGGTCTCGGCCTCGTTCTGGTCACCCGTGAGGCTCGTCGCCGTCGTCGGCGAGGACTTCACCGACGACCATCGCGCGCCGCTCCACGAGCGAAAGGTCGACCTCGCGGGTCTCGCGACCGCGAAAGGACGCACGTTTCGATGGACCGGCAGCTACGGCGACGATCTCAACGTCGCCAAGACCCTCGACACGCAGCTCAACGTCTTCGCGGATTTCCGTCCGGTGATCCCCGAGGCGTGGCGGGACACGCCGGTCCTCTTCCTCGCGAACATCGATCCCGATCTGCAGTGGGACGTGCTCGACCAGGCGCGCGGCGCGCGCCTCGTCGCCGCCGACACGATGAACTACTGGATCGACTCGAAGCCCGACGCGGTGAAGAAGCTGCTCGCGCGGGTCGACGTCCTGCTCATCAACGACGGGGAGGCGCGCCTCCTGACCGGCGAGAAGAACCTCGTGCGCGCCGCCGCGATCGTCCACGGGTGGGGACCGCGGACGGTCGTCGTCAAGCGCGGGGAGCACGGCGTCGTCGTCTTCGATCGCGACCTCACCTTCGCGCTCCCGGGTTTTCCCCTCCCGGCCGTGCTCGATCCGACCGGAGCGGGGGACGCGTTCGCGGGCGGGTTCCTGGGCTACCTCGCGTCGAAGGGCGCGACGCCGCCGCTCGACCTCCGTCGCGCCGCGGTCGTCGGCTCGGTGATGGCCTCGTACCAGGTCGAGGATTTCTCGCTCGAACGGCTCCGGCGCTTGACGGACGCCGAGATCAAAGGCCGGTATCGACGGTTCGAGGAGCTGACCCGCTTCCCCGCGCTCGATTAG
- the mtnP gene encoding S-methyl-5'-thioadenosine phosphorylase, whose translation MTEPSEIGLIGGSGLYALAGLGDPSEIRVDTPFGEPSDTIVTGRIDGRPVAFLARHGRNHRLLPGEINYRANLYALKSLGVTRILSASAVGSMRETIHPRDVVVPDQFIDRTRGRKATFFGEGVAAHVGFADPVCPETRMTLLAAARSSGATAHDGGTYLCMEGPAFSTRAESRLYRSWGVDVIGMTNLTEAKLAREAEICYATLALVTDYDCWHETEDDVSVGTILEILKDNAALAGRVLHETVRTLPRARAACTCGEALRHALITPAAAIPPDARARLGVLLDAYVPR comes from the coding sequence GTGACGGAGCCGTCCGAGATCGGCCTCATCGGAGGCAGCGGGCTCTACGCGCTCGCCGGCCTGGGCGACCCCAGCGAGATCCGAGTCGACACCCCCTTCGGCGAGCCGTCCGACACGATCGTGACCGGGCGGATCGACGGGCGGCCGGTCGCCTTCCTCGCACGGCACGGACGCAACCACCGCCTTCTCCCCGGCGAGATCAACTATCGCGCGAACCTCTACGCACTCAAGAGCCTCGGCGTCACGAGGATCCTGTCCGCGTCGGCGGTCGGCTCGATGCGCGAGACGATCCACCCGCGGGACGTCGTCGTTCCCGATCAGTTCATCGACCGCACGCGCGGGCGCAAGGCGACGTTCTTCGGCGAGGGGGTCGCCGCGCACGTCGGGTTCGCCGATCCCGTCTGCCCGGAGACGCGCATGACACTCCTCGCCGCGGCGCGGTCGTCAGGGGCGACGGCGCACGACGGCGGGACCTACCTCTGCATGGAGGGCCCGGCGTTCTCCACGAGGGCCGAGTCGCGCCTGTATCGGTCGTGGGGCGTCGACGTCATCGGCATGACGAACCTGACCGAGGCGAAGCTCGCCCGCGAGGCCGAGATCTGCTACGCGACCCTCGCCCTCGTCACCGACTACGACTGCTGGCACGAGACCGAGGACGACGTCTCGGTCGGGACGATCCTCGAGATCCTGAAGGACAACGCCGCGCTCGCCGGCCGGGTACTCCACGAGACGGTGCGGACGCTGCCGCGCGCGCGCGCCGCCTGCACGTGCGGCGAAGCGCTCCGCCACGCGCTCATCACGCCCGCTGCGGCGATTCCGCCGGACGCGCGGGCGCGCCTCGGCGTCCTGCTCGACGCCTACGTTCCGCGCTAG
- the leuS gene encoding leucine--tRNA ligase: MSEYDAKRIEAKWQARWSEAGVFRVAAPDAGRPRFYDLEMLPYPSGRIHMGHVRNYSIGDAIARFRRMRGEQVLHVIGWDAFGLPAENAAIQNGAEPRAWTLANIETMRGQLERLGVGYDWGREIATCLPEYYRWNQWLFLRMLERGVAFRARRLLNWCASCATVLANEQVVAGRCWRCDNPVTRREFEQWFLRITQYAQELLDGIDTLDGWPDRVRAMQRNWIGRSDGARVRFALEGGSEPIEVFTTRIDTIHGATYLALALEHPAARTLAEGTGQADAVRSFIAEQAGRSLVDRFADTAEKLGVFTGRYAINPFSGERIPIWVANFVLMDVGTGAIMSVPAHDERDFAFAQAYGLPVRAVVQPRDGGAAALPFTEDGMVDGVPSAEARRRMVAEAEAKGFGEATVTYRLKDWGVSRQRFWGTPIPVIHCPKDGVVPVPDEDLPVLLPERAPLTGAGGSPLALVPEFVDTTCPRCHGPAARETDTMDTFVDSSWYYFRYCDPDNERLPFDWDKAAPWFPVDLYIGGIEHATMHLIYTRFWTKVMRDLGLVKIDEPVTSLFTQGMVIKDGAKMSKSKGNVVDPDQMIARFGADTTRLFSLFAAPPERDLEWSDAGIEGCARFLGRLWRTFEKARRGLPPVHAPKPAGTAASDLRRKTHQTIRRITDDLGPRMHLNTPVAAIMELLNALTPLVTDEPADGAAAWALREAFETIAKVLAPFAPHVAEELWEALGHPPFVAVAPWPVADPALLVSDEALVVVQVNGKVRGKITLPAGSAERDVLDAARADERIAAHLDGKTIRKTVFVQDRLLNVVAG; the protein is encoded by the coding sequence GTGAGCGAGTACGACGCGAAACGGATCGAAGCGAAGTGGCAGGCCCGGTGGTCCGAGGCCGGGGTGTTCCGTGTGGCCGCCCCGGATGCGGGACGGCCCCGCTTCTACGATCTCGAGATGCTGCCGTACCCCTCCGGACGCATCCACATGGGGCACGTCCGGAACTATTCGATCGGCGACGCGATCGCACGCTTCCGGCGCATGCGCGGCGAGCAGGTGCTCCACGTCATCGGCTGGGACGCGTTCGGCCTGCCGGCGGAGAACGCCGCGATCCAGAACGGCGCCGAGCCGCGGGCGTGGACGCTCGCGAACATCGAGACGATGCGCGGGCAGCTCGAGCGGCTCGGCGTCGGCTACGACTGGGGGCGGGAGATCGCGACCTGCCTCCCCGAGTACTACCGCTGGAACCAATGGCTGTTCCTCCGCATGCTCGAGCGCGGCGTCGCGTTCCGCGCGCGCCGGCTTCTCAACTGGTGCGCGTCCTGCGCGACCGTCCTCGCCAACGAGCAGGTCGTCGCCGGCCGCTGCTGGCGCTGCGACAATCCGGTGACCCGGCGCGAGTTCGAGCAGTGGTTCCTCCGGATCACGCAGTACGCACAGGAGCTTCTCGACGGCATCGACACCCTGGACGGCTGGCCCGACCGCGTCCGCGCGATGCAGAGGAACTGGATCGGCCGCAGCGACGGCGCGCGCGTCCGGTTCGCGCTCGAGGGAGGGAGCGAGCCGATCGAGGTCTTCACGACGCGGATCGACACGATCCACGGCGCGACCTACCTGGCGCTCGCGCTCGAGCACCCGGCCGCCCGGACGCTTGCGGAGGGGACCGGCCAAGCGGACGCGGTGCGGAGCTTCATCGCCGAGCAGGCGGGCCGCTCGCTCGTCGACCGCTTCGCGGACACGGCGGAGAAGCTCGGCGTCTTCACGGGTCGTTATGCGATCAACCCGTTCTCGGGCGAGCGGATCCCGATCTGGGTCGCGAACTTCGTCCTCATGGACGTCGGCACCGGCGCGATCATGAGCGTGCCGGCGCACGACGAACGCGACTTCGCGTTCGCCCAGGCCTACGGCCTTCCGGTGCGCGCGGTCGTGCAGCCGCGAGACGGCGGCGCGGCGGCGCTCCCCTTCACGGAAGACGGCATGGTCGACGGCGTCCCGAGCGCCGAAGCGCGCCGCCGCATGGTCGCGGAGGCGGAAGCCAAGGGCTTCGGCGAGGCGACCGTGACGTATCGCCTCAAGGACTGGGGCGTCTCGCGTCAGCGCTTCTGGGGGACGCCGATCCCGGTGATCCACTGTCCGAAGGACGGCGTCGTTCCCGTTCCCGACGAGGACCTCCCCGTCCTCCTGCCCGAGCGCGCGCCGCTCACCGGCGCCGGCGGCTCGCCGCTGGCGCTCGTCCCCGAGTTCGTCGACACGACGTGCCCGCGATGTCACGGCCCCGCCGCGCGCGAGACCGACACGATGGACACGTTCGTCGACTCGTCCTGGTACTACTTCCGGTACTGCGATCCGGACAACGAGCGTCTTCCGTTCGACTGGGACAAGGCGGCGCCCTGGTTTCCCGTCGACCTCTACATCGGCGGCATCGAGCACGCGACGATGCACCTCATCTACACGCGCTTCTGGACCAAGGTCATGCGCGACCTCGGGCTCGTGAAGATCGACGAGCCGGTGACGTCGTTGTTCACGCAGGGGATGGTCATCAAGGACGGCGCGAAGATGTCGAAGTCGAAGGGAAACGTCGTCGACCCCGACCAGATGATCGCGCGCTTCGGCGCGGACACGACGCGCCTCTTCTCGCTCTTCGCGGCACCCCCGGAGCGCGATCTCGAATGGTCGGACGCGGGGATCGAAGGCTGCGCCCGCTTCCTCGGGCGCCTGTGGAGGACGTTCGAGAAGGCCCGCCGCGGTCTTCCGCCGGTGCACGCGCCGAAGCCGGCGGGGACGGCGGCCTCGGACCTCCGCCGGAAGACGCATCAGACGATCCGCCGCATCACGGACGACCTCGGCCCGCGGATGCACCTGAACACGCCGGTCGCCGCGATCATGGAGCTCCTGAACGCGTTGACGCCGCTCGTCACCGACGAGCCGGCGGACGGCGCCGCCGCGTGGGCGCTCAGGGAAGCGTTCGAGACGATCGCCAAGGTGCTCGCCCCGTTCGCCCCGCACGTCGCCGAGGAGCTCTGGGAGGCGCTCGGACATCCTCCGTTCGTCGCGGTCGCCCCGTGGCCGGTCGCGGACCCTGCGCTCCTCGTCTCGGACGAAGCGCTCGTCGTCGTTCAGGTCAACGGCAAGGTGCGCGGCAAGATCACGCTGCCGGCCGGAAGCGCGGAGCGCGACGTGCTCGACGCGGCGCGCGCCGATGAACGGATCGCGGCGCACCTCGACGGCAAGACGATCAGGAAGACCGTGTTCGTCCAGGACCGCCTGCTCAACGTGGTGGCGGGATGA
- the nusB gene encoding transcription antitermination factor NusB, with protein MGQRRRARECALQMLFQLDVAGGTPAEVYPHFWREHDAEADVKAFAEELVAGVIGDRERLDAIIASTAAHWRIERMAVVDRNILRMAVFELARFPETPPVVVLDEAIEVGKKYGSEQSGAFVNGILDAIRKRIERGDLPVERS; from the coding sequence GTGGGTCAGAGACGGCGCGCTCGAGAGTGCGCGCTCCAGATGCTCTTTCAGCTCGACGTGGCGGGCGGCACTCCGGCCGAGGTCTACCCGCACTTCTGGCGTGAGCACGACGCGGAGGCCGACGTGAAGGCGTTCGCGGAAGAACTGGTGGCCGGCGTCATCGGCGATCGCGAGCGCCTCGATGCGATCATCGCCTCGACCGCGGCGCACTGGCGCATCGAGAGGATGGCGGTCGTCGACCGGAACATCCTGCGGATGGCGGTCTTCGAGCTGGCGCGGTTTCCCGAGACCCCTCCGGTCGTCGTGCTCGACGAGGCGATCGAGGTCGGAAAGAAGTACGGAAGCGAGCAATCGGGCGCGTTCGTCAACGGCATCCTCGACGCGATCCGCAAGCGGATCGAGCGGGGGGATCTGCCGGTCGAGCGATCCTAG